The following proteins are encoded in a genomic region of Struthio camelus isolate bStrCam1 chromosome 3, bStrCam1.hap1, whole genome shotgun sequence:
- the SPACA1 gene encoding sperm acrosome membrane-associated protein 1, giving the protein MGLRAAWAAGRLALLLALLAAGNGDGRGEDLAAEEAEGRRVEPGLNATVPREVEIGVCTVTCGIGIREVLLTSGCPGTEKKCIVRVEECRGQVDCGWGKPISDSPDSVKMLCIFIPPENRFKYVWKMLIPNQPALILPNDSAIMEVRRDTHPITFQCETQEKGNVIASVKYTVYTTPDLETRQPRNTKKNIVLIFSLVTGIIVIVGVIFALIFIILHWAALKNIWQSKFAKGSKDKQLAKKGSQRNVEETAPSSGSGLALKGNAPGTSATVFSPSQSTTAQEVPQPSPTENEVQESAQDWRNEEN; this is encoded by the exons ATGGGCCTGCGGGCGGCCTGGGCGGCGGGGCGCCTCGCCCTCCTCCTAGCGCTGTtggccgcgggcaacggcgacgGCCGCGGCGAGGACTTGGCGGCGGAGGAGGCCGAGGGGAGGCGAGTGGAGCcgg GTCTGAATGCCACCGTGCCCAGGGAGGTAGAAATTGGAGTGTGCACAGTCACATGTG ggATTGGCATTCGAGAAGTTTTGTTAACCAGTGGATGCCCTgggactgaaaaaaaatgtattgtccGTGTGGAGGAGTGCCGGGGACAAGTAGACTGCGGAT GGGGAAAACCAATTTCTGACAGCCCTGACAGCGTGAAGATGCTGTGTATTTTTATACCTCCTGAAAATCGATTTAAATATGTTTGGAAGATGTTAATTCCAAACCAG CCAGCACTCATTCTTCCCAATGATTCAGCTATTATGGAAGTACGCAGAGATACCCATCCAATTACTTTCCAGTGTGAAACTCAAGAAAAGGGAAATGTAATTGCCTCTGTAAAATACACAGTCTACACTACACCTG accTGGAAACAAGACAACCAaggaacacaaagaaaaatatagttCTGATCTTTTCCCTGGTAACTGGAATCATTGTGATTGTTGGTGTGATCTTTGCATTAATCTTTATAATTCTTCACTG ggctgctttaaaaaatatttggcaaTCAAAATTTGCAAAAGGCAGCAAAGACAAACAGCTGGCCAAAAAAGGTTCACAAAGAAATGTGGAAGAAACAGCCCCTTCCTCAGGGTCAGGATTGGCTTTGAAAGGAAATGCGCCTGGAACGTCAGCTACAGTGTTCTCACCATCTCAGTCAACAACAGCACAAGAAGTGCCACAGCCCTCACCCACAGAGAATGAAGTACAGGAGTCCGCCCAGGACTGGCGGaatgaagaaaattag